Proteins co-encoded in one Candidatus Effluviviaceae Genus I sp. genomic window:
- the pgsW gene encoding poly-gamma-glutamate system protein, protein MKYQPGKVHVASLAALAAVGVLLLIVAERAKAPAVQPHFAEKSEAAARAERALRVIRAERLAAGLPIDPVNDPAQTGLVGLRFSLITTDRGSPEQKLRALDPNLAAVFVELLRDADVRRGDHVALGMTGSFPLLNACAIIAVETVGAIPVIVSSVGASMWGATDPELTWLDMESVLVRERVISHRSIAASRGGGDDAGRGLSEEGRALVDAAIARNGVTPIVERTLDAAIRRRMEVYAGAVGDDGYRAYINVGGGLASLGSAQVGQLVRPGLTRRLATRHFPRRGVLARMAQRGVPIIHAPGADALIARYGLSGEIAPTAAVGTGAVFYQDRYNTPLAGVLAVLYGFLIFAVVRLDLKHYIFRRPARTEAP, encoded by the coding sequence TTGAAGTACCAGCCTGGTAAGGTACACGTCGCCTCCCTCGCGGCGCTCGCAGCGGTCGGTGTGCTGCTTCTCATCGTCGCCGAGAGGGCCAAGGCGCCTGCCGTGCAGCCGCACTTCGCCGAGAAGAGCGAGGCGGCCGCGAGGGCCGAGCGCGCGCTGCGCGTGATCAGGGCGGAGCGCCTGGCCGCGGGGCTTCCCATCGATCCTGTGAACGACCCGGCCCAGACGGGGCTCGTGGGGCTTCGGTTCTCGCTCATCACGACGGACCGCGGCTCGCCCGAGCAGAAGCTCCGCGCGCTGGACCCCAATCTCGCGGCCGTCTTCGTCGAGCTCCTGCGCGACGCCGACGTGCGGAGGGGGGACCATGTCGCCCTCGGGATGACGGGGTCCTTTCCGCTCCTGAACGCCTGCGCGATCATCGCCGTGGAGACGGTGGGCGCGATCCCCGTCATCGTATCGTCGGTGGGCGCGTCGATGTGGGGCGCGACCGACCCGGAGCTCACCTGGCTCGACATGGAGAGCGTGCTCGTGCGTGAGCGTGTCATCTCCCACCGGTCGATCGCTGCGTCGCGGGGGGGCGGCGATGATGCGGGGCGGGGGCTCTCGGAGGAAGGGCGGGCCCTCGTGGACGCGGCCATCGCGAGGAACGGCGTGACGCCGATCGTCGAGCGCACGCTCGACGCGGCCATCCGGCGCCGGATGGAGGTGTACGCGGGCGCGGTGGGCGATGATGGATACCGCGCGTACATCAACGTCGGCGGCGGGCTCGCGAGCTTGGGGAGCGCGCAGGTCGGGCAGCTCGTGCGCCCCGGGCTGACGCGGCGGCTCGCCACGAGGCACTTCCCGCGCCGTGGGGTTCTCGCGCGGATGGCGCAGCGCGGCGTACCGATCATCCATGCCCCGGGGGCCGACGCGCTCATCGCGCGCTACGGGCTCTCGGGCGAGATCGCGCCGACGGCGGCGGTGGGCACGGGGGCGGTCTTCTACCAGGATCGCTACAACACGCCGCTCGCCGGTGTGCTCGCGGTCCTCTACGGCTTCCTCATCTTCGCGGTCGTCCGGCTCGACCTCAAGCACTACATCTTCCGGCGGCCCGCTCGCACGGAGGCACCATGA
- the pgsC gene encoding poly-gamma-glutamate biosynthesis protein PgsC, which yields MIPVAIGIGLLMSLIFSEAFGLAAGGMVVPGYIALALAEPWRVVGTVAAAIVTFLVVRLLGRLMLMYGRRHLVLAILIGFLCGHLTRVIFGRPELPEILSFEAIGYIIPGLLAYWMEKQGAARTLAAMVMAAVLVRLALMVAVGGVPIEVPAW from the coding sequence GTGATACCCGTCGCGATCGGCATCGGCCTTCTCATGAGCCTGATCTTCTCGGAAGCGTTCGGCCTTGCGGCCGGCGGCATGGTCGTCCCCGGCTACATCGCGCTGGCGCTTGCCGAGCCCTGGCGGGTGGTCGGAACGGTCGCGGCCGCGATCGTCACCTTCCTCGTCGTGAGGCTCCTCGGGCGCCTCATGCTCATGTACGGCCGGCGTCACCTCGTCCTCGCGATCCTCATCGGGTTCCTCTGCGGGCACCTGACGAGAGTGATCTTCGGGCGGCCCGAGCTGCCGGAGATCCTGAGCTTCGAGGCCATCGGGTACATCATCCCGGGGCTGCTCGCCTACTGGATGGAGAAGCAGGGGGCGGCGAGGACGCTCGCGGCCATGGTCATGGCCGCGGTCCTCGTGCGGCTGGCTCTCATGGTCGCGGTCGGAGGGGTGCCCATTGAAGTACCAGCCTGGTAA
- the pgsB gene encoding poly-gamma-glutamate synthase PgsB, translating into MLLVAILLAAYVAYGILEYRAHLRNLRAIPIRVHVNGTRGKSSVTRLIAAGLRAGGIRTVAKTTGSAARYIHPDGTEEPIPRAGPPNVREQLEIVRRARQEGARAIVMECMAVMPELQVVCEQRILRSTIGVITNARPDHLDVMGPTVRDVAIALSGTTPAGGVLFTSEHERQAVLAAAARERRAEFREVEPAAFGTDITSGFGHVEHADNIALSLAVCERLGVPRETALSGMRTAAPDVGALTIHRVREAGKEIEFVNGFAANDPESTAAIWRVIVPEGDRSRTVIGVVSMRADRHDRARQYGQMLGSDLKADRFILAGALTHPVLAGARRRGVPDEALIDMAGCSAEQIYAKILEFTEARSLVVGVGNIGGVGGELVGLVKARSRRA; encoded by the coding sequence ATGCTGCTCGTAGCCATCCTTCTCGCAGCCTACGTCGCCTACGGCATCCTGGAGTACCGCGCCCACCTGAGGAACCTCCGCGCGATCCCCATCAGGGTCCACGTGAACGGCACGAGGGGCAAGTCGTCCGTGACACGGCTCATCGCGGCCGGCCTCCGGGCCGGGGGCATCCGCACGGTGGCGAAGACGACTGGGTCGGCGGCGCGGTACATCCACCCGGACGGCACCGAGGAGCCCATCCCGCGCGCCGGCCCCCCAAACGTGAGGGAGCAACTGGAGATCGTCCGCCGCGCCAGACAGGAGGGCGCCCGGGCCATCGTCATGGAGTGCATGGCGGTCATGCCCGAGCTTCAGGTGGTGTGCGAGCAGCGCATCCTGCGCTCCACGATCGGCGTCATCACGAACGCGCGGCCCGACCACCTTGACGTCATGGGGCCGACGGTGCGCGACGTGGCGATCGCGCTGTCCGGAACCACGCCCGCCGGGGGAGTCCTGTTCACCTCCGAGCACGAACGGCAGGCCGTCTTGGCCGCGGCCGCGCGGGAGCGGCGGGCGGAGTTCCGCGAGGTGGAACCGGCCGCATTCGGGACGGACATCACCTCGGGGTTCGGCCACGTCGAGCACGCGGACAACATCGCGCTGTCCCTCGCGGTGTGCGAGCGCCTCGGCGTCCCGCGCGAGACCGCGCTCTCGGGCATGCGGACGGCCGCGCCGGACGTCGGGGCGCTCACGATCCACCGCGTGCGGGAGGCGGGCAAGGAGATCGAGTTCGTCAACGGGTTCGCCGCGAACGACCCCGAGTCGACGGCGGCCATCTGGCGCGTGATCGTGCCCGAGGGCGACCGCTCGCGGACGGTGATCGGCGTCGTCTCGATGCGGGCCGACCGCCACGATCGCGCGCGGCAGTACGGGCAGATGCTCGGGAGCGACCTCAAGGCAGATCGCTTCATTCTTGCCGGGGCGCTTACGCATCCTGTGCTCGCCGGCGCCCGCAGGCGGGGCGTGCCGGACGAGGCCTTGATCGATATGGCGGGCTGCTCCGCGGAGCAGATCTACGCGAAGATCCTGGAGTTCACCGAGGCGCGCTCGCTCGTCGTGGGCGTCGGGAACATCGGTGGCGTCGGCGGCGAGCTCGTGGGGCTGGTGAAGGCGAGGAGCAGGCGGGCGTGA